A part of Drosophila ananassae strain 14024-0371.13 chromosome 2R, ASM1763931v2, whole genome shotgun sequence genomic DNA contains:
- the LOC6506190 gene encoding LOW QUALITY PROTEIN: POU domain protein CF1A (The sequence of the model RefSeq protein was modified relative to this genomic sequence to represent the inferred CDS: substituted 3 bases at 3 genomic stop codons) has product MAATSYMTPPSGDLDMALGGGGYHTSSPRSAADAGEMKYMQHHHHHHAAAAAAAHHQLPSSPSPNGQGNGTGGLGGLGPGSSLGSWSALHPDPWSLPTHHTHHHPAAAAAAVASAADTVKQEMSHLSQQTRIQQSMASPSPHAAWHAPHAGHYAPTGSPLQYHHAMNRMLHHPGHAAAAAHHQSVAPLHHALRGESPQLHIHAHHMGGGDRDAISGGEEDTPTSDDLEAFAKQFKQRRIKLGFTQADVGLALGTLYGNVFSQTTICRFEALQLSFKNMCKLKPLLQKWLEEADSTTGSPTSIDKIAAQGRKRKKRTSIEVSVKGALEQHFHKQPKPSAQEISSLADSLQLEKEVVRVWFCNRRQKEKRMTPPNTIGGDMMDGMPPGHMHHGGYHPHHDMHGSPMGTHSHSHSPPMLSPQNMQSAAAAHQLAAHXQSEIQESNSAAAASTPASLNSLSQQQQQQQQQQQQQQHQQQQQQHQQQQHTPNTPSSSAGSSVTMTSQVMSPQSPLGSSSAGNQANNNNNNSSTNNNNNNNEEQVKHHQQQQQQQASSIAAAAAAAMYMDPMRYQHPHHPHPHPHQHPHLNPAHHPHLFHTSDQLQHSQQQSAGGGVGGGGGGGGGGGSGPGSNSQLSPGAGSNSGLPLQPPSSASPAGSASSVLGGHLNLNPLHQHHHYQHHHHQQHHHHQQQQQQLHARRLFELSLQFGAAAAPGAVRHFNSFGGAGGAGGEXHSSAAWFGYESSXDSVSNGWPQFKREQP; this is encoded by the coding sequence ATGGCCGCTACGTCGTACATGACCCCTCCGAGCGGCGACCTGGACATGGCCCTCGGCGGCGGTGGCTACCACACCTCGTCGCCCCGTTCGGCGGCCGATGCCGGTGAGATGAAGTACATGCAAcaccatcaccatcaccaTGCCGCAGCCGCGGCGGCAGCCCATCACCAATTGCCCTCGTCCCCGTCGCCAAATGGCCAGGGCAACGGCACTGGTGGACTGGGTGGCCTGGGGCCCGGCTCGAGTCTGGGTTCGTGGAGTGCCCTGCACCCGGATCCGTGGTCACTGCCGACCCATCACACGCACCATCAtcccgccgccgccgccgctgccgttgcCTCGGCGGCTGACACAGTGAAGCAGGAGATGTCCCATCTCTCGCAGCAGACTCGCATCCAGCAGAGCATGGCCTCGCCTTCGCCCCACGCCGCCTGGCACGCCCCCCATGCCGGCCACTATGCGCCCACGGGATCGCCGCTGCAGTACCACCATGCGATGAACCGGATGCTTCATCATCCGGGTCATGCGGCCGCGGCTGCCCACCACCAGAGTGTGGCGCCACTGCATCACGCCCTGCGCGGGGAGTCCCCGCAGTTGCACATCCACGCCCACCACATGGGCGGCGGCGACCGGGACGCCATCAGCGGCGGCGAGGAGGACACTCCGACTTCCGACGATCTGGAGGCCTTCGCCAAGCAGTTCAAGCAGCGACGCATCAAGCTGGGCTTCACCCAGGCGGACGTGGGCCTGGCCCTGGGCACCCTCTATGGCAACGTCTTCTCCCAGACGACGATCTGCAGATTCGAGGCTCTGCAGCTGAGCTTCAAGAACATGTGCAAGCTGAAGCCGCTGCTGCAAAAGTGGCTGGAGGAGGCCGACTCCACCACGGGATCACCCACGTCGATCGACAAGATCGCGGCGCAGGGACGCAAGCGCAAGAAACGGACCAGCATCGAGGTGAGCGTGAAGGGAGCCCTCGAGCAGCATTTCCACAAGCAACCGAAGCCTTCGGCCCAGGAGATATCCTCGCTGGCCGACTCCCTGCAGCTGGAAAAGGAGGTGGTGCGCGTGTGGTTCTGCAATCGGCGGCAGAAGGAGAAGCGCATGACGCCACCGAATACCATAGGCGGGGACATGATGGACGGCATGCCGCCGGGCCACATGCATCACGGTGGCTACCATCCGCACCACGACATGCACGGCAGTCCCATGGGCACCCACTCGCACTCCCACAGCCCGCCGATGCTGAGCCCCCAGAACATGCAGTCAGCGGCAGCGGCGCACCAGTTGGCGGCCCACTAGCAATCAGAAATCCAGGAGTCGAACTCAGCTGCAGCTGCGTCCACTCCTGCATCCCTCAATAGTCTAagccagcaacagcagcagcagcaacaacaacagcagcagcagcaacaccagcaacagcagcagcaacaccagcagcagcaacacacACCGAATACACCGTCGTCGAGTGCGGGATCGTCAGTGACGATGACCAGTCAGGTGATGTCGCCACAGAGTCCGCTGGGCAGCTCCTCCGCTGGCAATCAggctaacaacaacaacaacaatagcagcaccaacaataataataacaacaacgaGGAGCAAGTTAAACaccatcagcaacagcaacaacagcaggcCTCCAGCATAGCAGCCGCTGCAGCAGCCGCCATGTACATGGATCCCATGCGCTACCAGCATCCGCATCACCCCCACCCGCATCCGCACCAGCATCCGCACCTGAATCCCGCCCACCATCCGCACCTGTTCCATACCAGCGACCAGTTGCAGCATTCGCAGCAGCAGTCCGCCGGCGGCGGCGttggtggcggcggcggtggaggtggtggtggtggcagcGGACCCGGCAGCAACTCCCAACTGTCGCCCGGCGCCGGCAGCAACAGCGGGCTACCGCTCCAGCCGCCCAGCTCCGCCTCGCCCGCCGGCTCCGCCTCCAGTGTGCTGGGCGGTCACCTAAATCTTAATCCGCtgcaccagcaccaccattaccagcaccaccaccaccagcagcaccaccatcatcagcagcaacagcagcagctccacGCCCGCCGTCTCTTTGAGCTGAGCCTCCAGTTTGGGGCGGCGGCGGCGCCCGGAGCGGTCCGTCACTTCAACAGCTTCGGCGGGGCGGGCGGAGCGGGCGGCGAATAGCATTCGTCGGCCGCCTGGTTCGGCTATGAGTCCTCCTAGGACTCGGTGTCGAACGGGTGGCCGCAGTTCAAGCGGGAGCAGCCCTAG